A stretch of the Bacillaceae bacterium S4-13-56 genome encodes the following:
- the carA gene encoding glutamine-hydrolyzing carbamoyl-phosphate synthase small subunit: protein MQTRWLVLEDGTIFKGKAFGADTDQWGEVVFNTGMTGYQEILTDPSYCGQILTMTYPLIGNYGINHDDFESIEPAIHGLIVKEAAVYPSNWRSTETIDEYLKKKNIPGVYGVDTRKLTRLIRNSGTLRGAVTRNEVEIPSIIEELNRKERPKDLVKRVSIQKPYVIPDRGHRVVLVDFGAKHGILRELTKRGCHITVVPYNTTAEEILQLKPDGVLLSNGPGDPTDVIGATQTIQHLFGKLPIFGICLGHQLFALACGATTSKLTFGHRGSNHPVIELSTGRIDITAQNHGYTVDLDSLNNTQLELTHQSINDGTVEGLSHKLYPAFSVQYHPEASPGPEDSNPLFEKFITLISNAREKKGDIIHA, encoded by the coding sequence ATGCAAACTCGTTGGCTCGTTCTTGAAGATGGAACAATTTTTAAAGGGAAAGCATTTGGTGCTGACACGGATCAGTGGGGAGAGGTTGTCTTTAATACCGGGATGACGGGATACCAGGAAATATTAACAGACCCCTCTTATTGTGGTCAGATCTTAACAATGACCTACCCCTTAATCGGAAATTACGGAATTAACCATGACGACTTTGAGTCCATAGAACCTGCCATACATGGGCTGATAGTAAAAGAGGCAGCTGTTTATCCATCAAATTGGAGAAGCACGGAAACCATAGATGAATACTTGAAGAAAAAAAATATACCAGGTGTTTACGGAGTTGATACTCGTAAACTAACCCGGTTGATTAGAAACTCTGGAACATTAAGAGGTGCAGTTACTAGAAATGAAGTGGAAATTCCATCCATTATAGAGGAATTGAACAGAAAGGAACGCCCAAAAGATTTGGTGAAGAGAGTGTCTATACAAAAGCCATATGTAATTCCGGATCGAGGACATCGTGTGGTACTTGTTGATTTCGGTGCAAAGCACGGGATACTAAGAGAATTAACAAAACGAGGATGCCATATAACAGTTGTACCCTATAACACGACAGCCGAAGAAATTCTTCAATTAAAACCAGACGGTGTGCTTTTATCCAATGGACCTGGAGATCCTACCGACGTGATTGGAGCAACACAGACAATTCAACATTTATTTGGGAAGCTTCCAATCTTCGGAATTTGTCTTGGCCATCAATTATTTGCACTAGCTTGTGGAGCTACCACCTCTAAATTAACATTTGGTCACCGTGGATCAAATCATCCTGTGATTGAGCTTTCAACAGGAAGGATTGATATTACCGCACAAAACCATGGATATACAGTAGATTTAGACTCCTTGAATAATACTCAGTTGGAGCTTACACACCAATCGATTAATGATGGCACAGTAGAAGGATTAAGCCACAAATTATATCCTGCTTTTTCTGTGCAATATCACCCAGAGGCATCACCTGGACCAGAAGATTCAAATCCTTTGTTTGAAAAATTCATTACTCTCATAAGCAATGCACGTGAAAAAAAGGGGGATATCATTCATGCCTAA